The genomic stretch CAGAATTATTTGACGCAGAAACAATGATGTATGAAAAAATCAGCGGCGGTGAAGAAGAATGGCGCGTACATTTAGTGCAAGCCGTACAAGCCGGGATGGAAAAGGAAGAATTGTTCACTTTTACGAACAGACTCAAGAAAGAACAGCCTGAAACTGCCTCTTACCGCAACCGCAAACTGACGGAATCCAATATAGAAGAATGGAAAGCGCTGATGGCGGAGGCAAGAGAAATCGGCTTGTCTGTCCATGAAGTCAAATCCTTTTTAAAAACAAAGGGAAGATGATGATCGGTTAAAGGGCTAACGTTCGCATCTATAGGGGAAATCTGTTTATAATGGGGGAAAAAGGGAGAGAACACAATGACTCATCAAATAGTAACGACTCAATACGGCAAAGTAAAAGGCACAACGGAAAACGGCGTACATAAGTGGAAAGGCATCCCCTATGCCAAGCCGCCTGTCGGACAATGGCGTTTTAAAGCACCTGAGCCGCCTGAAGTGTGGGAAGATGTGCTTGATGCCACAGCGTACGGCTCTATTTGCCCGCAGCCGTCTGATTTGCTGTCACTTTCGTATACTGAGCTGCCCCGCCAGTCCGAGGATTGCTTGTATGTCAATGTATTTGCGCCTGACACCCCAAGTAAAAATCTTCCTGTCATGGTGTGGATTCACGGAGGCGCTTTTTATCTAGGAGCGGGCAGTGAGCCATTGTATGACGGATCAAAACTTGCGGCACAGGGAGAAGTCATTGTCGTTACATTGAACTATCGGCTGGGGCCGTTTGGCTTTTTGCACTTGTCTTCATTTAATGAGGCGTATTCTGATAACCTTGGGCTTTTAGACCAAGCCGCCGCGCTGAAATGGGTGCGAGAGAATATTTCAGCGTTTGGCGGTGATCCCGATAACGTAACAGTATTTGGAGAATCCGCCGGCGGGATGAGCATTGCCGCGCTGCTTGCTATGCCTGCGGCAAAAGGCCTGTTCCAGAAAGCAATCATGGAAAGCGGCGCTTCTCGAACGATGACGAAAGAACAAGCGGCGAGCACCTCGGCAGCCTTTTTACAGGTCCTTGGGATTAACGAGGGCCAACTGGATAAATTGCATACGGTTTCTGCGGAAGATTTGCTAAAAGCGGCTGATCAGCTTCGGATTGCAGAAAAAGAAAATATCTTTCAGCTGTTCTTCCAGCCCGCCCTTGATCCGAAAACGCTGCCTGAAGAACCAGAAAAAGCGATCGCAGAAGGGGCTGCTTCCGGTATTCCGCTATTAATTGGAACAACCCGTGATGAAGGATATTTATTTTTCACCCCGGATTCAGACGTTCATTCTCAGGAAACGCTTGATGCAGCGCTCGAGTATTTACTAGGGAAGCCGCTGGCAGAGAAAGTTGCCGATTTGTATCCGCGTTCTCTGGAAAGCCAAATTCATATGATGACTGATTTATTATTTTGGCGCCCTGCCGTCGCCTATGCATCCGCACAGTCTCATTACGCCCCTGTCTGGATGTACAGGTTCGATTGGCACCCGAAGAAGCCGCCGTACAATAAAGCGTTTCACGCATTAGAGCTTCCTTTTGTCTTTGGAAATCTGGACGGATTGGAACGAATGGCAAAAGCGGAGATTACGGATGAGGTGAAACAGCTTTCTCACACGATACAATCAGCGTGGATCACGTTCGCCAAAACAGGAAACCCAAGCACCGAAGCTGTGAATTGGCCTGCGTATCATGAAGAAACGAGAGAGACGCTGATTTTAGACTCAGAGATTACGATCGAAAACGATCCCGAATCTGAAAAAAGGCAGAAGCTATTCCCTTCAAAAGGAGAATAAATATGGGGAAAACAGGATACATTGGTGCTGCCATTGTTGTGGCAGCTTGTATCATTATTTTGTCGGCCGTGGTATGTTTACGGGACACAGTCTATTACCAGCCTATGCGCTGGACTGGCATCATACTGTTTTTCGCGGGAATTGTGATGGTTCCCGCATACTCAGCAAAAAGAAAACCCGGAAAAGAGAAGTAATTCTCTTTTCCGGGTTTTTATGTTTATTATAATCTTCCCGCGCGAATATCGTCTGTCATTCCCTCATAAGGAGCCTTCGAAATCACTTCTTCGTTGTCGACTCCTTCATTTTTCAGAAATGTAATTTCCGCAAATTCAGGTACAACGTATTTTGGATACGTTTCATATTTTTCGCGGGATTCTTTCATCAAATCAATGTGGTCATTTTGGTAGCAAACCGTAATTTCAGGATGTTCATGCACCCATTTCGGGAAGAAAATAATGCCATGCATGCGTTTTTCATTTGGCATAAAGTTTAATGAAACATCCGTGCCAGTCGGCTCTGTCCAAGACACTTTATATACGCCTTCTGTCAGTTTGACAATATTCACTTCCTGATCTCGAACCCAGCGTCCGGCAACCATTCCGCTATGAATTCTATAATCAATTGTATGGTCGTTTTTAATATAAATCTCGTATTCCCATCCGTTTTCATACGTATAAATCATGTGGCTTCCGATAAAGTTTTCCATCTTACACACTCTCCTTAGTCTTTTACTGTACTTCATAAATGTCTAGTAGAACGTAATCAGGGGTTCTTTCTGCGGAACCGATAAACAAGCGGTCATGGAGCCATTGATAGACTTCACTGCCTGTTTCAAACGTCGGTACCGTACGAAAATAAACATGCTCCGGTTCAATAATTTCCCCGGCTGCCGCTTGTTTTCGAAACGGCTTGCTGACTTGCCGTATTCCATTGTTTTCAATGTAAATCAGTTCATGATCTGCTGTTTCAATCACATACCTGGCAGATAAATCTGTTCTGCCGTTAGCGCGAATCATTTGTGAATCGGCACCGCCCGGCAAAATACGTCCCTTTACTTCCCCGGTTATTGTTCCCGAACGAATCGGAATGAATCATCTCAGTCCCAGGCTTGTCTCACCAATCGTGATAGGCGGATCAACCTTGATTTCTAAAGAGGCGAATGGTTTTAAAACCGGCTTCTTCACGAGAACCACCTCACCTTCAGAAAAAATCATGTAACTATTTACATGTTCACTTTAACACCATTGCAGTTAACTGTCAAACAATAGGAACATAAAAAAACAAGGACTGTTTGAAGACAGTCCTTGTCTGAAGCTAGCTTTGATAAGCAAGATATGTGCTGACAGTGCTTTTGGCAAGACAGGCAGAGGAATCTATAATCGGAATCTCACTTTGAATATGATCTAACACCGCATTTAAATCCGTGCAGGCTGAAATGATGATGTCTGCATGCTGACTGATTTCTTCATATAGCGTCTGCCACAATGCTTGTGTATGCTGCATATGATTTGGCTGTTTGATTGCGGCGATAAGCTGGTTCACAGCCTGCTGCCAATGGTCCTTGTGAATAACTTCTTGTCCATTTCCCTTCAGAACTTTTTGGTAGATGGCGGATTGGATGGTTGGCTCTGTTCCTAAAACCACCGCTTTTTTTGCGGGATGCGGAATCTCTTTTATCGTTTCCTCAACAATATGCAACATAGGAACTGACAATGCCTGCTGAATCTCTTCATAGTAGACATGCGCCGTATTACAAGGCAGCGCAATGAAATCCACGCCTGTTTTCTCGAGCTTTACCGCTCCGTCGATAATCGCTTTTTTCATCTCGTCATGGTCAATTGGACGATCTGCATAGAAGGGCGTCGGGCATGAATAGATCATCATGTGCGGATAGTCAATATCGTTTGAAGCCCCATACAGCTTCTGACAGTAATCAATCACCTTATCAATAAACGGCGAGGTCGATTTCGGCCCCATTCCGGCTAATATTCCGATCATCAAATTCATTCCTTTCTACTTCGTACGGACCGCTTCTTCCTCTGAGCCATCCTCATAGAGGATAAAGCTTTTCGCAGCATCCTCACCTAATGTAAACTCGACTTCAACAGACAATGCTCGCAGAAAGAAACGGGTTTCCGAGGAAGGAAATAACTCCAGTCTCAGCTGTCCGGCGATCTCCAAATAAAGCCGTTCATTCTCGGTTGTCACCTGTGCAGCCGTCCCATCCTGCAACAGGTAGCTGCCAACATAGCGGCTGTATATCGCCGTATCAATTGCTTTTTTCTTTTTATCAGCAGGACGTTCCGGGACATCATATGGCTGGCCAAATAGAATATGTTCCGCCGCCTTCAGAATCGCTTGTTCATATTCAGTATCCTCTTCCTTATTACTCAAATAGATCAGCGTTTTACGATGATCGATATATCGGAT from Bacillus subtilis subsp. subtilis str. 168 encodes the following:
- a CDS encoding hypothetical protein (Evidence 5: Unknown function) encodes the protein MGKTGYIGAAIVVAACIIILSAVVCLRDTVYYQPMRWTGIILFFAGIVMVPAYSAKRKPGKEK
- the padC gene encoding phenolic acid decarboxylase (Evidence 1a: Function from experimental evidences in the studied strain; PubMedId: 9546183, 12903944, 17295427, 18326577, 21685295, 26658822; Product type e : enzyme) codes for the protein MENFIGSHMIYTYENGWEYEIYIKNDHTIDYRIHSGMVAGRWVRDQEVNIVKLTEGVYKVSWTEPTGTDVSLNFMPNEKRMHGIIFFPKWVHEHPEITVCYQNDHIDLMKESREKYETYPKYVVPEFAEITFLKNEGVDNEEVISKAPYEGMTDDIRAGRL
- the racX gene encoding promiscuous aminoacid racemase (prefers arginine, lysine and ornithine) (Evidence 1a: Function from experimental evidences in the studied strain; PubMedId: 9987136, 19063962, 2054383, 28894939; Product type e: enzyme), whose translation is MIGILAGMGPKSTSPFIDKVIDYCQKLYGASNDIDYPHMMIYSCPTPFYADRPIDHDEMKKAIIDGAVKLEKTGVDFIALPCNTAHVYYEEIQQALSVPMLHIVEETIKEIPHPAKKAVVLGTEPTIQSAIYQKVLKGNGQEVIHKDHWQQAVNQLIAAIKQPNHMQHTQALWQTLYEEISQHADIIISACTDLNAVLDHIQSEIPIIDSSACLAKSTVSTYLAYQS
- the slrR gene encoding transcriptional regulator of autolysin genes (biofilm formation) (Evidence 1a: Function from experimental evidences in the studied strain; PubMedId: 18430133, 18647168, 20923420, 28546427; Product type r: regulator), whose translation is MIGRIIRLYRKRKGYSINQLAVESGVSKSYLSKIERGVHTNPSVQFLKKVSATLEVELTELFDAETMMYEKISGGEEEWRVHLVQAVQAGMEKEELFTFTNRLKKEQPETASYRNRKLTESNIEEWKALMAEAREIGLSVHEVKSFLKTKGR
- the pnbA gene encoding para-nitrobenzyl esterase (intracellular esterase B) (Evidence 1a: Function from experimental evidences in the studied strain; PubMedId: 7828905, 15138843; Product type e: enzyme), whose translation is MTHQIVTTQYGKVKGTTENGVHKWKGIPYAKPPVGQWRFKAPEPPEVWEDVLDATAYGSICPQPSDLLSLSYTELPRQSEDCLYVNVFAPDTPSKNLPVMVWIHGGAFYLGAGSEPLYDGSKLAAQGEVIVVTLNYRLGPFGFLHLSSFNEAYSDNLGLLDQAAALKWVRENISAFGGDPDNVTVFGESAGGMSIAALLAMPAAKGLFQKAIMESGASRTMTKEQAASTSAAFLQVLGINEGQLDKLHTVSAEDLLKAADQLRIAEKENIFQLFFQPALDPKTLPEEPEKAIAEGAASGIPLLIGTTRDEGYLFFTPDSDVHSQETLDAALEYLLGKPLAEKVADLYPRSLESQIHMMTDLLFWRPAVAYASAQSHYAPVWMYRFDWHPKKPPYNKAFHALELPFVFGNLDGLERMAKAEITDEVKQLSHTIQSAWITFAKTGNPSTEAVNWPAYHEETRETLILDSEITIENDPESEKRQKLFPSKGE